TGATCCCTCCTGGATCTATGCAGCCTGCGACAGCCTTCTTTGCAGAAGGTGGCCAACTTCCCCTGCTACGCAATGTCTTCCCAGGGTTTAATTTGGGCCAATCCCCGCTCAATCTGGCTGTGTTTGTTGCTCTGGCGGCTTGCCTTTTCGTCTGGTTCTTGATCTGGCGTACAAAGCTTGGCTATGAAATTCGTACATTTGGAGCGAACCCGACTGCAGCTGTTTATGCCGGGATCTCTCCTGTTCGCATTACAGTTGTGACCATGCTTATTTCCGGTGGCTTAGCTGGCCTCATGGGAATGAACGAGGTGATGGGCGCACAGAACCGCTTACTGCTGGACTTTACAGCTGGTTACGGCTTCGTGGGTATCGCTGTGGCCCTTATGGGGCGCGGTCACCCTATCGGTATTATTCTGGCGTCTCTTCTGTTTGGCATGCTCTATCAGGGCGGCGCGGAACTGGCCTTTGAAATTCCAGCAATCACACGTGACATGATTGTGGTTATTCAGGCTTTGGTTATTTTGTTCGCAGGGGCTTTGGAGCATTTGTTCCGTCCTGCTGTTGTATCCTTTTTTGACCGGTTCGCCGGTGATAAAACTGCAGCATAAGGGAGCGGTCTATGTTTGACATACTAATTCAGATGCTCGACAGCACACTGCGCCTTTCTACGCCGCTGCTGTTCGCATCACTTGCCGGTTTGTTTTCAGAACGTTCCGGTGTCGTAGATATCGGGCTTGAAGGTAAAATGCTGGGCGCAGCGTTTGC
This genomic window from Pseudovibrio sp. M1P-2-3 contains:
- a CDS encoding ABC transporter permease, giving the protein MSKGQLPRWVDYGLLPALNLIAAFVVSGLVVVLIGENPFEAVKWLVWGALGYGEGVGFTLFYATNFVFTGLAVAVAFQAGLFNIGGEGQAYVGGLGIALACLALGNYVPWWVTMPFAVIGGALFGAAWAFIPAWLQAKRGSHIVITTIMFNFIAASLMVYLLANVLIPPGSMQPATAFFAEGGQLPLLRNVFPGFNLGQSPLNLAVFVALAACLFVWFLIWRTKLGYEIRTFGANPTAAVYAGISPVRITVVTMLISGGLAGLMGMNEVMGAQNRLLLDFTAGYGFVGIAVALMGRGHPIGIILASLLFGMLYQGGAELAFEIPAITRDMIVVIQALVILFAGALEHLFRPAVVSFFDRFAGDKTAA